A window of Candidatus Hydrogenedentota bacterium contains these coding sequences:
- a CDS encoding haloacid dehalogenase-like hydrolase — protein MQKGLFFQNVIALIWDFDKTLSPRYMQTPLFEAYGVDEREFWREVNALPSWYARAGIAVHPDTCYLGHLLTYVREGRMPGLNNAKLRELGAQVPLFDGLEGLFDRLQEIISAPEFREGDLRLEHYVVSTGLAEMVRGSAIAPRLAGVWGSEFIETPARPGFDAAIPPEPGEISQIAAILDNTTKTRAIFEINKGVNKLPSISVNDTIPEEERRVPMTQMIYIADGPSDIPSFSVVRRHGGMAYAVYDPASDEQFRQVAGLQAAGRVDSYGPADYRESSQTDRWLRLQVEKTAQGIMKRRQAVLESRVGSGPKHVT, from the coding sequence ATGCAAAAAGGCCTGTTTTTTCAGAACGTCATCGCCCTCATCTGGGACTTTGACAAAACCCTCTCACCGCGTTACATGCAGACCCCACTTTTCGAGGCGTATGGCGTGGACGAGCGGGAATTCTGGCGCGAGGTGAACGCCCTGCCGTCCTGGTACGCCCGCGCGGGCATCGCCGTCCACCCGGACACCTGCTATCTGGGCCACCTGCTCACCTATGTCCGCGAGGGGCGCATGCCCGGCCTGAACAACGCAAAACTTCGTGAACTGGGCGCACAGGTTCCGCTGTTCGATGGGCTGGAGGGCCTTTTCGACCGGCTTCAGGAAATTATCAGCGCCCCGGAATTCCGCGAAGGGGACCTCCGGCTGGAGCATTATGTGGTAAGCACGGGTCTGGCCGAAATGGTGCGGGGTTCCGCCATCGCGCCCCGTCTGGCGGGGGTCTGGGGCTCGGAGTTCATCGAGACCCCTGCCCGGCCAGGATTTGATGCAGCCATCCCCCCCGAACCCGGTGAAATCAGCCAGATAGCCGCCATTCTCGACAACACCACCAAGACCCGCGCCATTTTTGAGATCAACAAGGGGGTGAACAAACTGCCCAGCATCTCGGTCAACGACACGATTCCCGAGGAGGAGCGGCGCGTCCCCATGACCCAGATGATTTACATCGCCGACGGCCCCAGCGACATCCCCAGTTTCTCCGTGGTTCGCCGTCATGGGGGCATGGCCTATGCGGTCTACGACCCGGCCTCGGACGAGCAGTTCCGGCAAGTGGCGGGGTTGCAGGCCGCAGGGCGCGTGGACAGTTACGGCCCCGCCGACTACCGGGAAAGCAGCCAGACAGACCGGTGGCTGCGCCTCCAGGTGGAGAAAACCGCCCAAGGCATCATGAAACGGCGGCAGGCCGTGCTTGAAAGCCGGGTGGGTTCGGGGCCGAAACACGTCACATAG
- a CDS encoding alpha/beta hydrolase, whose amino-acid sequence MRFPPVTPPLFKAVVAAALVYLVIMALFWFLQRKVLFPASAEIYRDPADMGWLFEEVWTDTPFGKTHGWWIPLENARGAVLFSHGNAGNIADRLESVSLFRELGFSVLLYDYGGYGRSGGTPAEARCYADIRAMWRHLTEDRGVSPEKIVIFGRSLGGAVAVDLAAEVRVGAVVLESTFLSVPEVAAERFWWLPLHLLCRDKFDSQAKVGRIPSPTLVVHSKEDTLIRFRHGQGLYARVTAPKMFLEIHGDHNIGFVESMEIYMDGWRRFLAEHFD is encoded by the coding sequence ATGCGTTTTCCACCGGTGACACCGCCCCTGTTTAAGGCGGTTGTGGCGGCCGCGCTGGTGTATCTCGTGATCATGGCGCTTTTCTGGTTCCTGCAGCGCAAGGTGCTGTTTCCGGCATCCGCGGAGATTTACCGCGATCCGGCGGACATGGGGTGGCTTTTCGAGGAGGTGTGGACCGACACCCCGTTCGGTAAAACGCATGGCTGGTGGATCCCCCTGGAGAACGCGCGGGGGGCCGTGCTGTTCTCGCATGGGAACGCCGGGAACATCGCGGACCGTCTCGAGTCAGTGTCCCTGTTTCGGGAGCTGGGCTTTTCGGTGCTGCTGTATGACTATGGCGGGTATGGGCGCAGCGGGGGAACCCCGGCGGAGGCGCGTTGTTATGCGGACATCCGCGCCATGTGGCGGCATCTGACGGAGGACAGGGGTGTTTCCCCGGAGAAAATAGTGATTTTCGGGCGTTCTCTGGGCGGGGCGGTCGCGGTGGATTTGGCGGCGGAGGTCCGTGTGGGCGCGGTGGTGCTCGAAAGCACTTTTTTGTCCGTGCCCGAAGTGGCGGCGGAGCGGTTCTGGTGGCTTCCGTTGCATCTGCTATGCCGGGACAAATTCGACAGCCAGGCGAAAGTCGGGCGCATCCCCTCCCCCACGCTGGTTGTCCACAGCAAAGAGGACACGTTGATTCGGTTTCGCCACGGGCAGGGACTTTATGCGCGTGTCACCGCCCCGAAAATGTTTTTGGAAATACACGGGGACCACAACATCGGGTTTGTCGAGTCCATGGAAATTTACATGGATGGATGGCGGCGGTTCTTGGCGGAACACTTCGACTGA
- a CDS encoding NAD(P) transhydrogenase subunit alpha, giving the protein MSDMMLLLFTFTLSIFLGFELITKVPSQLHTPLMSGSNAISGISIVGAIMTAGAAADSTVMALIGLLAMIGASINVFGGYLVTHRMLLMFKSKDVKK; this is encoded by the coding sequence ATGAGCGACATGATGCTCCTGCTGTTCACCTTTACCCTGTCCATCTTTCTGGGCTTTGAGCTGATAACCAAGGTTCCGTCCCAGTTGCACACGCCGCTGATGTCGGGGTCCAATGCCATATCCGGCATCAGCATCGTCGGCGCCATCATGACGGCGGGCGCGGCCGCAGACTCGACGGTGATGGCGCTCATCGGCCTGCTGGCCATGATCGGCGCCTCCATCAACGTGTTCGGCGGCTATCTCGTCACCCACCGCATGCTCCTCATGTTCAAGAGCAAGGATGTCAAAAAATGA
- a CDS encoding Re/Si-specific NAD(P)(+) transhydrogenase subunit alpha encodes MLIYVPKETWPGERRVAVIPDTVAKLVKKGAEITVESGVGSTCGFTDEAYEKAGATVTKDGPGTLAAADMVLRLRKPSVESVGAMKAGSLLVSYLEPFTDAPLLDAILAQKISAICMEMIPRTTLAQKMDALSSQANLAGYVAVIMAANRLSQVLPMMMTPAGTLKPARVFIIGVGVAGLQAIATAKRLGARVEAFDTRPVVEEQVQSLGAKFVKIDLGETGQTKDGYAVELTEEQKELQKQAMAKVISQSDIVITTAQVFGRKAPVIVTRAMVETMRPGSVVVDLAAETGGNVEGAQPGAEVDINGVALIGAENFAGRVPVHASQMYSANLGNLLEHFWDAESKSLKLNLEDEIMNGCLIVQDGDLRSEMIKKARDAR; translated from the coding sequence ATGCTTATTTACGTTCCCAAGGAGACGTGGCCGGGTGAGCGGCGGGTTGCCGTGATACCGGACACTGTCGCAAAACTGGTGAAGAAGGGGGCGGAGATCACCGTCGAGTCGGGGGTGGGCTCCACCTGCGGCTTTACAGACGAGGCTTATGAAAAGGCCGGGGCCACCGTGACCAAGGATGGTCCGGGCACGCTGGCCGCGGCGGACATGGTGCTCCGTCTGCGCAAACCCTCCGTGGAGTCGGTGGGCGCCATGAAGGCGGGCAGTCTGCTTGTGAGCTATCTTGAGCCGTTCACGGACGCCCCCCTGCTGGACGCCATACTCGCGCAAAAGATCAGCGCCATCTGCATGGAGATGATTCCGCGCACCACGCTGGCCCAGAAGATGGACGCCCTCAGCTCCCAGGCGAACCTGGCGGGCTATGTGGCGGTCATCATGGCGGCGAACCGCCTGAGCCAGGTGCTTCCCATGATGATGACCCCGGCGGGCACGCTGAAACCCGCGCGCGTGTTCATCATCGGCGTTGGTGTGGCGGGTCTCCAGGCGATTGCGACAGCCAAGCGGCTGGGCGCGCGGGTCGAGGCATTCGACACGCGGCCCGTGGTGGAGGAGCAGGTGCAGTCCCTGGGCGCGAAATTCGTCAAGATTGATCTGGGCGAAACGGGCCAGACCAAGGACGGTTACGCGGTGGAGCTGACGGAGGAGCAGAAGGAGCTCCAGAAGCAGGCCATGGCCAAGGTCATCTCGCAGTCGGACATCGTCATCACCACCGCGCAGGTTTTCGGGCGGAAGGCCCCCGTGATTGTGACGCGGGCGATGGTCGAGACCATGCGGCCGGGCAGCGTGGTGGTGGACCTGGCGGCGGAGACCGGCGGCAATGTCGAGGGCGCGCAGCCGGGCGCGGAGGTGGACATCAACGGCGTGGCCCTCATCGGCGCGGAGAATTTCGCCGGACGTGTTCCGGTCCATGCCAGCCAGATGTACTCGGCCAACCTGGGCAACCTGCTCGAGCATTTCTGGGACGCCGAGTCCAAATCCCTGAAACTGAATCTTGAGGATGAAATCATGAACGGCTGCCTCATCGTCCAGGACGGCGATCTCCGCAGCGAGATGATCAAGAAAGCGAGGGATGCGCGATGA
- a CDS encoding TlpA family protein disulfide reductase has protein sequence MADTPKQHGTEDTPVKKPSLRRWIPWILILVLALVAFLGWRRFGPHPLQGKPAPAFSLASLSGGEVSLADHLGKDVILLDFWAAWCPPCRKTLPDIAELADEYMPKGVAVYTVNLADPPERVKNLLDSLNIGPPVLMDPEGKAASLYLVRVIPQIMLIGRNGIVRHVNIGGGTGMKAELKRLLDRELADN, from the coding sequence ATGGCAGACACACCGAAACAGCACGGGACGGAAGACACACCTGTCAAAAAACCGTCGCTGAGGCGCTGGATTCCCTGGATACTGATACTGGTGCTGGCGCTGGTGGCATTTTTGGGCTGGCGGCGGTTTGGTCCCCACCCGCTTCAGGGCAAGCCCGCCCCAGCTTTCTCCCTGGCCTCATTGTCCGGCGGGGAGGTCTCCCTGGCAGACCACCTAGGCAAAGATGTGATTCTGCTGGACTTCTGGGCCGCCTGGTGCCCGCCGTGCCGAAAGACGCTGCCCGACATTGCAGAATTGGCTGACGAATACATGCCGAAGGGGGTGGCGGTGTACACGGTCAACCTCGCCGATCCTCCCGAGCGCGTCAAAAACCTGCTCGACAGCCTGAACATCGGGCCACCAGTCTTGATGGATCCCGAAGGCAAAGCGGCCTCCTTGTATCTGGTGCGGGTTATACCGCAAATAATGCTGATTGGCCGGAACGGGATAGTCCGCCATGTGAACATTGGCGGCGGTACGGGCATGAAAGCGGAGTTGAAACGCCTGCTGGACAGGGAACTTGCCGACAACTAA
- a CDS encoding NAD(P)(+) transhydrogenase (Re/Si-specific) subunit beta → MNETIIQLIYIASAILFIFGLKMLGKATTAVRGNMISAVGMALAIGATMMYGGLSYGWIIAGMLIGGVVGAVAAVRVPMTSMPEFVALFNGTGGLASMLVGIAEYYRFMTAPGADLGMVSIIATYLAVLIGGVTFTGSMVAYAKLAEKIDGKPLLFKNQQLINAAVVGLLVLGGIVFVANPASLPAVLFFVAAMLLSLVFGVLVTIPIGGADMPVVISLLNSYSGLAACATGFVISNTVLIVAGSLVGASGIILTSIMCKAMNRSLPNVLFSGFGASTAGAGKAVQGEVKALSVEDAYYVLEAASSVVFVPGYGMAVAQAQHAVRELGDILEKNGVEVKYAIHPVAGRMPGHMNVLLAEANVPYEQLVEMDDINPTIESVDVCVVIGANDVVNPAAREDDTSPIYGMPIINVDLARSCFVIKRSMRSGFAGIENPLFFKENTRMVFGDAKAVITGFIEQFKSA, encoded by the coding sequence ATGAATGAGACCATCATCCAGCTTATATACATCGCCTCGGCCATTCTGTTCATCTTCGGACTGAAAATGCTGGGCAAGGCCACCACGGCCGTCCGGGGAAACATGATCTCCGCCGTGGGCATGGCCCTGGCCATAGGCGCCACGATGATGTACGGCGGACTCAGCTACGGCTGGATCATCGCAGGAATGCTCATCGGCGGCGTGGTCGGCGCGGTTGCGGCCGTGCGCGTGCCCATGACCTCGATGCCCGAATTTGTGGCGCTCTTCAACGGCACCGGCGGCCTGGCCAGCATGCTCGTGGGCATCGCCGAATACTACCGTTTCATGACAGCGCCCGGCGCGGACCTGGGGATGGTGTCCATCATCGCCACCTATCTCGCCGTCCTCATCGGCGGGGTGACCTTCACGGGCAGCATGGTGGCCTATGCCAAACTGGCCGAGAAGATTGACGGCAAGCCGCTCCTTTTCAAGAACCAGCAGCTTATCAACGCGGCGGTGGTGGGCCTTCTTGTGCTGGGCGGCATTGTGTTTGTGGCAAACCCCGCCTCCCTGCCTGCGGTCCTGTTCTTCGTCGCCGCCATGCTGCTTTCCCTGGTCTTCGGCGTGCTGGTGACGATCCCCATCGGCGGCGCGGACATGCCGGTGGTCATCTCGCTGCTGAACAGCTACTCCGGCCTGGCGGCCTGCGCGACCGGCTTCGTGATTTCAAACACGGTGCTCATCGTGGCGGGCTCGCTGGTGGGCGCCAGCGGCATCATTCTCACGAGCATCATGTGCAAGGCCATGAACCGGTCCCTGCCCAATGTGCTCTTCAGCGGTTTCGGCGCGAGCACGGCCGGCGCGGGCAAGGCCGTCCAGGGCGAGGTGAAGGCGCTGAGCGTCGAGGACGCCTACTATGTGCTCGAGGCGGCCTCCTCCGTGGTGTTTGTTCCGGGTTACGGCATGGCCGTGGCACAGGCCCAGCACGCCGTGCGTGAACTGGGTGACATTCTCGAGAAGAACGGCGTCGAGGTGAAGTACGCCATCCACCCCGTGGCGGGGCGCATGCCCGGCCACATGAACGTGCTGCTGGCCGAGGCCAACGTGCCCTACGAGCAGTTGGTCGAGATGGACGACATCAACCCGACCATCGAGTCCGTGGACGTGTGCGTGGTGATCGGCGCCAACGACGTGGTGAACCCCGCAGCGCGCGAGGACGACACAAGCCCCATCTACGGCATGCCGATCATCAATGTGGACCTGGCCCGCTCCTGCTTCGTCATCAAGCGCTCCATGCGCTCCGGTTTCGCGGGCATCGAGAATCCCCTCTTCTTCAAGGAGAACACACGGATGGTTTTCGGCGACGCGAAGGCGGTCATCACCGGCTTCATCGAGCAGTTCAAGAGCGCCTGA
- a CDS encoding Gfo/Idh/MocA family oxidoreductase, with the protein MADKIRWGIMGTGNITHKMLEGLRALPDAEVAAVGSRARDTAEAFGDRYGIPRRHATYEALAADPEVDVIYVASPHSRHKDNTVLALRAGKAVLCEKPFAINRREAEEMVAVSRETGRFLMEAMWTRFLPAVVQARRWLREGRIGEAQVVYADFGFRADYNEESRLFDPAFGGGGLLDVGVYAVSFASMVFGRVPDRIQGLAEIGPSGVDDVGAAVLGYSGGGLAVVSSAVRANTLQEARIIGTEGFILLPSPFWCGTRAVLAVDGAELETHDFPMEGNGYNYQAREVMDSMRAGKVESETMPLSETLEIMGTLDAIRAQWGVKYPME; encoded by the coding sequence ATGGCAGACAAGATTCGATGGGGCATCATGGGCACCGGCAACATCACCCACAAGATGCTGGAGGGGCTGCGCGCGCTGCCGGACGCCGAAGTGGCCGCGGTGGGATCGCGGGCGCGGGACACGGCGGAGGCCTTCGGGGACCGTTATGGCATCCCGCGCCGCCACGCGACCTATGAGGCGCTCGCGGCGGACCCGGAGGTGGATGTGATCTATGTCGCGTCCCCCCACTCCCGCCACAAGGACAACACGGTGCTGGCGCTGCGCGCGGGCAAGGCGGTGCTGTGCGAAAAGCCCTTCGCCATCAACCGCCGCGAGGCGGAGGAGATGGTCGCCGTATCCCGGGAAACCGGACGCTTCCTGATGGAGGCCATGTGGACCCGTTTCCTGCCGGCGGTGGTTCAGGCCCGGCGGTGGCTTCGGGAGGGGCGCATCGGCGAGGCGCAGGTGGTCTATGCCGATTTTGGTTTTCGCGCCGACTACAATGAGGAAAGCCGTCTCTTTGACCCCGCCTTCGGCGGCGGCGGCCTCCTTGATGTGGGGGTCTATGCCGTCTCTTTCGCCTCAATGGTTTTCGGCAGGGTGCCGGACCGGATACAGGGACTGGCCGAAATAGGCCCCTCGGGCGTGGATGACGTGGGCGCGGCGGTGCTGGGCTATTCCGGCGGCGGGTTGGCCGTGGTGTCCAGCGCGGTGCGCGCGAACACCCTGCAGGAGGCGCGAATCATCGGCACGGAGGGCTTCATCCTCCTGCCCTCACCGTTCTGGTGCGGAACGCGGGCCGTGCTTGCCGTGGACGGCGCGGAGCTGGAAACACATGATTTCCCGATGGAGGGCAACGGCTACAATTATCAGGCGCGGGAAGTCATGGACAGCATGCGCGCGGGGAAAGTGGAAAGCGAAACCATGCCCCTGTCGGAGACTTTGGAAATCATGGGCACCCTGGACGCCATACGCGCCCAATGGGGCGTTAAATATCCCATGGAATAG
- a CDS encoding aldo/keto reductase, whose product MQYGSIPGVDKPVARIVQGVIMLSPETESENFDLLDAVYGKGGNTFDMAHVYGNGDVERVFGKWMNSRGLREKVVILDKGAHHNADRKRVTPFDITADIYDSLARLQTDYIDLYALHRDDPSVPVGPIVETLNEHRAAGRIRAFGGSNWRASRVAEANEYARAHGLTPFVLSSPHFSLAEMVEEPWDDCISVTGAHAAERDWYRDAGMAVFCWSSLAGGWFSGRLNRANQEEHADSLYMRCYGCEANWRRLERATELGMEKGCSAAQIALAWVLHQDLEVFPLVAGYTGDEFAASARALDIGLSAAELAWLDLRADCR is encoded by the coding sequence ATGCAGTATGGAAGCATTCCCGGTGTGGACAAGCCCGTGGCCCGGATTGTGCAGGGGGTCATCATGCTCTCCCCGGAGACGGAATCCGAGAACTTCGACCTGCTGGACGCGGTGTATGGCAAGGGAGGCAACACCTTTGACATGGCCCATGTCTACGGCAACGGCGATGTGGAGCGGGTCTTTGGAAAGTGGATGAACAGCCGGGGTCTGCGGGAGAAGGTGGTGATTCTGGACAAGGGCGCGCACCACAACGCGGACCGGAAACGGGTGACCCCCTTCGACATCACGGCGGACATTTACGATTCCCTGGCGCGGCTGCAAACAGACTATATTGACCTCTACGCCCTGCACCGGGACGATCCGTCAGTACCGGTCGGGCCGATTGTCGAGACCCTCAACGAGCACAGGGCCGCAGGGCGAATCCGCGCCTTTGGCGGATCCAACTGGCGGGCGTCACGGGTGGCCGAGGCCAATGAATACGCACGTGCGCACGGTTTGACGCCGTTCGTCCTGTCCAGCCCCCACTTTAGCCTGGCTGAGATGGTCGAGGAGCCCTGGGACGACTGCATCAGTGTCACCGGGGCCCACGCCGCCGAGCGGGACTGGTACCGGGATGCGGGCATGGCGGTGTTCTGCTGGTCCAGCCTGGCCGGGGGTTGGTTCAGCGGGCGTCTGAACCGCGCCAACCAGGAGGAGCATGCCGACTCGCTGTACATGCGCTGTTACGGCTGCGAGGCCAACTGGAGGCGGCTGGAGCGGGCCACGGAACTGGGCATGGAAAAGGGGTGCAGTGCGGCGCAAATAGCCCTGGCCTGGGTGCTGCATCAGGACTTGGAAGTTTTTCCCCTTGTGGCGGGTTACACTGGGGACGAGTTTGCGGCCTCCGCACGGGCTTTGGACATCGGGTTGAGCGCGGCGGAGCTCGCTTGGCTGGACCTTCGGGCAGACTGCCGGTGA
- a CDS encoding ankyrin repeat domain-containing protein yields the protein MSESSTDRPSAAVVRAVFLLVLSVLFAAGFLAGSMPQTLADEESVQTAAVASLHGSLLGAAKARDLYAALAMIQAGAPVDERDDSGKDALLVAAETGQPYLLDALFAAGADGDSRDQVGNSVLHLAAAAGDVYTLRMLKTRGYSMSPMNAESRTPMHLAAERGLLGTVRALFSLGADPVASEGDRFFPPYYAALQARHWDVSALFRAMGTDPGAIISATYGDLPALEEYARTDMKTLKMEDKLGRSAIHGASSAGEVEAVRFLINHGFDFNGMSRDGERPVRNALLVKSTEMLELFLEHGLQLNAQDSQEPGHTLLHYAVLDNQPDMVLWLLAKGAGLNRTNLWGYTPLHSAVESGNLEIAQLLVAQGAMLNIKNRTGFTPLHLAAEKGDLALATLLVDNGADLESRDTSRRAPLHVAVDAGRRELAAFLMKSGADVLFKDRDGLSPLHTACVKGFLNIAGDLLDGGADITAQDINGQTPLHLSASLPMPESVSFLIARGADPNLVDNAGWTPLWHALKAERLDLAQMLVQNGAKIDVYTPNGQNALFAAVHGRTAEAARWLVENGVSVDIQDADGRTPLHEAAAYGPLEAMQFLLSQGAKPDLADSAGRVPLHFASDRGHVMNARVLVDAGADINRRDNDGRLPIHYAAARGHWGPCQLFILRGMDVNVPDGQGRTPLLLAVESGQQRTVKLLLGRGADYLARDPEGRTALDLARALTLDGRRTAGRLPTQVALQQGREATLVFLDAMVYDEFYQTVRRGDTEFLKRLAEAFPGHVNSKIHGVTPLHLAVKLGDLTMVELLLASGASIAVESDKVEGNTPLHEAAAAGKQAVMERLLQAGAAPGILNALGKTPADSARESGHGELAEWLAARQNS from the coding sequence ATGTCTGAAAGTTCCACGGATCGGCCCTCGGCGGCTGTTGTGAGGGCGGTCTTTCTGTTGGTGCTGTCCGTGCTGTTTGCGGCGGGATTTTTGGCCGGGTCCATGCCCCAGACACTTGCGGATGAGGAGTCCGTCCAGACCGCTGCCGTCGCGTCGCTTCATGGCAGCCTGCTGGGCGCAGCCAAAGCGCGCGACCTGTATGCCGCTCTGGCGATGATTCAGGCGGGCGCGCCCGTGGATGAGCGGGACGACAGTGGGAAGGACGCCCTGCTGGTGGCCGCGGAGACCGGCCAGCCGTACCTCCTTGACGCGCTTTTTGCGGCGGGTGCCGACGGTGACAGCCGGGACCAGGTGGGAAATTCAGTCCTGCACCTTGCCGCGGCGGCGGGTGACGTGTACACCCTGCGCATGCTGAAGACACGGGGCTATTCCATGAGTCCGATGAACGCGGAGTCCCGGACCCCCATGCACCTTGCCGCGGAGCGCGGTTTGCTGGGGACGGTGCGCGCCCTCTTTTCCCTGGGCGCCGACCCGGTGGCCTCGGAGGGTGATCGCTTTTTTCCGCCGTATTATGCCGCGCTTCAAGCCCGGCACTGGGATGTGTCGGCGCTTTTCCGAGCCATGGGCACGGACCCCGGCGCCATTATTTCGGCGACTTACGGCGATCTTCCAGCGTTGGAGGAATACGCGCGCACGGACATGAAAACCCTTAAAATGGAGGACAAACTGGGCCGTTCCGCCATCCACGGCGCGTCCTCCGCCGGGGAGGTGGAGGCGGTCCGTTTTCTCATCAACCACGGTTTTGACTTCAACGGGATGAGCAGGGACGGTGAACGTCCCGTCCGGAACGCGCTGCTCGTTAAAAGCACGGAAATGTTGGAGCTGTTTTTGGAGCACGGGCTCCAGTTGAACGCCCAGGACAGTCAGGAACCGGGGCACACGCTTTTGCATTATGCGGTTCTCGACAACCAGCCGGACATGGTCCTGTGGCTGCTTGCAAAAGGGGCGGGGCTTAACCGCACCAACCTGTGGGGATATACGCCGCTGCATTCCGCCGTCGAGTCCGGCAATCTGGAAATCGCCCAGTTGCTGGTGGCGCAGGGTGCCATGCTCAACATTAAAAACCGGACCGGCTTCACCCCTCTTCATTTAGCGGCGGAGAAGGGCGACTTGGCCCTGGCAACACTTCTGGTGGACAATGGCGCCGATCTGGAATCCCGCGACACCAGCCGCCGAGCCCCACTGCATGTGGCCGTGGACGCGGGGCGGCGGGAATTGGCCGCGTTTTTAATGAAAAGCGGCGCGGACGTGCTCTTCAAGGACCGGGACGGGCTCTCCCCGCTGCACACCGCCTGCGTGAAGGGATTTTTGAATATCGCCGGAGACCTGCTGGACGGCGGCGCGGACATCACTGCGCAGGACATCAACGGACAGACCCCGCTGCATCTGTCCGCGTCCCTGCCCATGCCGGAGTCGGTCTCTTTTCTGATTGCGCGGGGCGCCGACCCCAATCTCGTGGACAATGCAGGGTGGACACCCCTGTGGCACGCCCTTAAGGCCGAGCGTCTTGATTTGGCGCAAATGCTTGTGCAAAACGGGGCTAAAATTGACGTTTACACCCCTAACGGGCAGAACGCGCTTTTTGCCGCCGTGCATGGAAGAACCGCCGAAGCGGCCCGGTGGCTTGTGGAAAATGGCGTTTCCGTGGACATTCAGGATGCCGACGGGAGAACGCCGCTGCATGAGGCGGCCGCCTATGGGCCGCTTGAAGCCATGCAGTTTCTTCTCTCGCAGGGCGCCAAGCCTGACCTTGCGGACAGCGCGGGACGTGTTCCACTCCATTTCGCCTCGGACCGGGGACATGTCATGAATGCCCGGGTCCTGGTGGATGCGGGCGCGGATATCAACCGAAGGGACAATGATGGGCGTCTTCCCATTCATTACGCCGCCGCCAGGGGGCACTGGGGACCGTGCCAGCTCTTTATCCTGCGGGGCATGGACGTGAATGTCCCCGACGGTCAGGGGCGCACACCGCTTCTGCTTGCCGTGGAAAGCGGCCAGCAGCGCACGGTCAAACTGCTGCTCGGACGGGGGGCGGACTATCTCGCAAGGGATCCCGAGGGGCGGACGGCACTTGATCTGGCACGCGCCCTGACCCTGGATGGACGCAGGACCGCCGGCAGGCTTCCCACTCAGGTGGCCCTCCAGCAGGGGCGCGAAGCCACGTTGGTTTTTCTCGACGCCATGGTCTATGACGAGTTTTACCAGACTGTCAGGCGGGGGGACACGGAATTCTTAAAACGGCTGGCCGAAGCGTTTCCCGGGCATGTGAATTCAAAGATTCATGGGGTGACCCCGTTGCATTTGGCGGTAAAGCTGGGAGATTTGACGATGGTTGAGTTGTTGCTTGCCTCCGGCGCCTCCATCGCGGTCGAGTCGGACAAGGTGGAGGGCAACACACCCCTGCATGAGGCCGCCGCCGCCGGCAAACAGGCGGTTATGGAGCGTCTTCTTCAGGCTGGCGCCGCCCCGGGCATCCTGAATGCGCTGGGAAAGACACCCGCCGACTCGGCGCGTGAATCCGGGCATGGCGAATTGGCGGAATGGCTTGCGGCCCGTCAGAATTCCTGA